One Prinia subflava isolate CZ2003 ecotype Zambia chromosome 8, Cam_Psub_1.2, whole genome shotgun sequence DNA window includes the following coding sequences:
- the DHX58 gene encoding ATP-dependent RNA helicase DHX58: protein MELRGYQREAAAPALCGRNSIVWLPTGAGKTRVAVYVCRRHLESRRGGKVAVLVNKVHLVDQHTQKEFHALQDTFRVTSISGDTSHKTFFADLVRRSDVVICTAQILQNALVSTEEDMHVELTDFSLLVIDECHHTHKDGVYNKIMLRYLQRKLSGEQDLPQVLGLTASPGTGGATSFKEAVEHILQICANLDSEKITSVQDEEQHLQSHVPQPKKQYDLCQERVQDPFGEQLKKVMVQIQQFMGKPDLPRDFGTQIYEQRIVELERRAAEMFCRKTRVCALHLRKYNDALLINDSVRMVDAFQCLQQFYSVERDKRDPTEQFLTATFEENRASLQALARDERYENPRLSKLEELLREHFQPLGTSRGIVFTKTRQSAHSLLSWLQTTATLRRQHIRAAVLTGAGYSNQTRHMTQNEQQDVIKQFREGALNLLFSTSVAEEGLDIPECNIVVRYGLMTNEIAMMQARGRARAKDSVYSVLAKANSREVTRELLNEDLVELMKRAIQAVQAMPEQEYCQKIRELQRVAVASWMLKETRISERRQLHDPGAVRLYCINCNTAVCCGSDIRTVEGMHHVNVNPKFGSYYRVSSGKIQFQRTFKDWEPGCRISCKACSQDWGMEMLYRQVKLPILCIKNFVVETPAEKRKYKKWSSVTFPIKAFDYLEYCSDTYGLSL, encoded by the exons ATGGAGCTCCGGGGGTACCAGCGGgaggcggcggccccggcgctgtGCGGCCGCAACAGCATCGTGTGGCTGCCCACGGGCGCCGGGAAGACCCGCGTGGCCGTCTACGTCTGCCGGCGGCACCTGGAGAGCCGGCGGGGCGGAAAGGTGGCCGTGCTTGTCAACAAg GTGCACCTGGTGGACCAGCACACTCAGAAGGAGTTCCACGCGCTGCAGGACACCTTCAGGGTGACGTCCATCAGTGGGGACACCAGCCACAAAACCTTCTTCGCCGACCTGGTGAGGAGGAGCGACGTTGTCATCTGCACAGCCCAGATTCTGCAGAACGCCCTGGTCAGCACGGAGGAGGACATGCATGTGGAGCTAACAG ATTTCTCGCTGCTGGTGATAGACGAGTGCCATCACACGCACAAGGACGGCGTCTACAACAAGATCATGCTGAGATACCTTCAGCGCAAGCTCAGTGGGGAGCAGGACCTGCCACAGGTCCTGGGGCTGACGGCatcccctggcactgggggggCAACATCCTTCAAGGAGGCTGTAGAGCACATCCTGCAG ATCTGTGCCAACCTGGACTCTGAGAAGATCACATCAGTGCAGGACgaggagcagcacctgcagagccATGTCCCCCAACCCAAGAAGCAGTATGACCTGTGCCAGGAGAGAGTGCAG gaccCCTTTGGTGAGCAGCTGAAGAAGGTGATGGTGCAGATCCAGCAGTTCATGGGGAAGCCAGATCTCCCACGGGACTTCGGCACGCAGATATACGAGCAGCGCATTgtggagctggagaggagag CTGCAGAGATGTTTTGTCGCAAGACTCGGGTGTGCGCCCTGCACCTGCGCAAGTACAACGACGCTTTGCTGATCAACGACAGCGTGAGGATGGTCGACGCCTTCCAGTGCCTCCAGCAGTTCTACAGTGTTGAGAGGGATAAGAGGGACCCCACTGAACAGTTCCTTACTGCCACGTTTGAGG AGAACAGGGCAAGCCTGCAGGCACTTGCCAGGGATGAGCGCTATGAAAACCCCAGGCTGAGCAAGCTGGAGGAGCTCCTGCGTGAGCACTTTCAGCCCCTGGGCACTTCTCGTGGCATTGTCTTCACCAAGACAAGGCAGAGCGcccacagcctgctcagctGGCTGCAGACCACGGCCACACTCCGTAGGCAACACATCAGGGCTGCCGTCCTCACCGGCGCTGGCTACAGCAACCAGACCAGGCACATGACACAG AATGAGCAGCAGGATGTGATCAAGCAGTTCCGTGAGGGAGCCCTCAACCTGCTCTTCTCCACCAGTGTGGCCGAGGAGGGCCTGGACATCCCCGAGTGCAACATCGTGGTCCGCTATGGGCTGATGACCAATGAGATTGCCATGATGCAG gcccggggccgtgcccgtGCCAAGGACAGTGTCTATTCTGTCCTTGCCAAAGCCAATAGCAGAGAGGTGACCCGAGAGCTGCTCAATGAGGACCTGGTGGAGCTCATGAAGAGGGCGATTCAGGCAGTGCAAGCCATGCCTGAGCAGGAGTACTGCCAAAAG ATCCGGGAGCTGCAGCGGGTGGCCGTGGCCAGCTGGATGCTGAAGGAGACCAGGATCAGCGAGCGGCGGCAGCTGCACGACCCAGGCGCCGTTCGCCTCTACTGCATCAACTGCAACACAGCCGTGTGCTGCGGCAGCGACATCCGCACCGTGGAGGGCATGCACCACGTCAACGTCAACCCCAAATTCGG GTCATATTACAGAGTTTCCTCTGGGAAAATACAGTTCCAGCGGACGTTCAAGGACTGGGAGCCCGGCTGCCGTATCTCCTGCAAAGCCTGCAGCCAG GACTGGGGGATGGAGATGCTGTACCGGCAGGTGAAGCTGCCTATCCTCTGCATCAAAAACTTTGTGGTGGAGACaccagcagagaagaggaagtACAAGAAGTGGAGCTCTGTGACGTTTCCTATCAAGGCATTTGACTACCTGGAGTACTGCTCTGACACCTACGGCCTGTCCCTCTAG
- the KAT2A gene encoding histone acetyltransferase KAT2A, which yields MAEPEAAQPGRPPPGPGTGTAAAAGASGVTAGGAGSSDPARPGLSQQQRASQRKAQVRGFPRGKKLEKLGVFSACKANDACKCNGWKNPNPPTAPRMDLQQPVTNLSEPCRSCGHALADHVSHLENVSEEEINRLLGMVVDVENLFMSVHKEEDTDTKQVYFYLFKLLRKCILQMSQPVVEGSLGSPPFEKPNIEQGVLNFVQYKFSHLPPKERQTMYELSKMFLLCLNYWKLETPSQFRQRSQNDDVATYKVNYTRWLCYCHVPQSCDSLPRYETTHVFGRSLLKSIFTVTRRQLLEKFRVEKDKLVPEKRTLILTHFPKFLSMLEEEIYGENSPIWEADFTVPAAEGAQLVSRPAAVSTVTVPTTPLFSKKLSSSSSAASLDASTPEPLPGEKRKLPESLTLEDAKRIRVMGDIPMELVNEVMLTITDPAAMLGPETSLLSANAARDETARLEERRGIIEFHVIGNSLSQKSNKKILMWLVGLQNVFSHQLPRMPKEYITRLVFDPKHKTLALIKDGRVIGGICFRMFPTQGFTEIVFCAVTSNEQVKGYGTHLMNHLKEYHIKHNILYFLTYADEYAIGYFKKQGFSKDIKVPKSRYLGYIKDYEGATLMECELNPRIPYTELSHIIKKQKEIIKKLIERKQAQIRKVYPGLTCFKEGVRQIPIESVPGIRETGWKPLGKEKGKELKDPDQLYNMLKNLLAQIKTHPSAWPFMEPVKKSEAPDYYEIIRFPIDLKTMTERLKNRYYVTKKLFIADLQRIITNCREYNPPDSDYCKCANTLEKFFYFKLKEGGLIDK from the exons GAGGCCGCGCAGCCCGGGCGgcccccgccgggcccgggcaCGGGaacggcggcggcggccggggcgaGCGGGGTGACGGCTGGAGGAGCGGGATCCAGCGacccggcacggcccgggctgagccagcagcagcgGGCGAGCCAGCGCAAGGCGCAGGTGCGGGGGTTCCCCCGCGGGaagaagctggagaagctgGGGGTCTTCTCGGCTTGCAAG GCCAACGACGCCTGCAAATGCAATGGCTGGAAGAATCCCAACCCCCCCACGGCCCCTCGCATGGACCTGCAGCAGCCGGTGACCAACCTGAGCGAGCCGTGCCGGAGCTGTGGCCACGCCCTGG CCGACCACGTGTCCCACCTGGAGAATGTCTCAGAGGAGGAGATCAACCGACTGCTGGGCATGGTGGTGGATGTGGAGAACCTCTTCATGTCAGTGCACAAGGAGGAGGACACGGACACCAAGCAGGTGTATTTCTACCTGTTCAAG CTGCTGCGGAAGTGCATCCTGCAGATGAGCCAGCCTGTGGTCGAGGGGTCGCTGGGGAGCCCCCCCTTTGAGAAACCAAACATTGAGCAG GGCGTCCTGAATTTTGTGCAGTACAAGTTCAGCCACTTGCCACCCAAGGAGCGCCAGACCATGTATGAGCTCTCCAAGATGTTCCTGCTGTGCCTCAACTACTGGAAGCTGGAGACACCGTCCCAGTTCCGTCAGCGCTCCCAGAATGACGATGTGGCCACCTACAAGGTCAACTACACCAG GTGGCTGTGTTACTGCCATGTGCCTCAGAGCTGTGACAGCCTGCCCCGCTATGAGACCACCCACGTCTTCGGGCGCAGCCTCCTCAAGTCCATCTTCACGGTGACCCGCcggcagctgctggagaagttCCGGGTGGAGAAGGACAAGCTGGTGCCGGAGAAGCGGACACTGATCCTCACCCACTTCCCCAA GTTCCTCTCCATGCTGGAGGAGGAGATCTACGGTGAGAACTCTCCAATCTGGGAGGCAGATTTCacagtgccagctgcagagggTGCCCAGCTGGTGTCTCGCCCAG CTGCAGTCAGCACCGTCACCGTCCCCACCACTCCTCTCTTCAGCAAgaagctcagcagcagcagctcagctgccagcctggatgccagcaccccagagcccctgccag GAGAGAAGCGGAAGCTGCCTGAGAGCCTGACACTGGAGGATGCCAAGCGGATCCGTGTCATGGGAGACATCCCCATGGAGCTGGTGAACGAGGTCATGCTGACCATCACGGACCCTGCTGCCATGCTGGGCCCCGAG ACCAGTCTGCTGTCGGCCAACGCGGCGCGGGACGAGACGGCGCGGCTGGAGGAGCGGCGCGGCATCATCGAGTTCCACGTGATCGGCAACTCGCTCTCGCAGAAATCCAACAAGAAGATCCTGATGTGGCTGGTGGGGCTGCAGAACGTCTTCTCGCACCAGCTGCCCCGCATGCCCAAGGAGTACATCACTCGCCTCGTCTTTGACCC gaagcACAAGACCCTGGCACTGATCAAGGACGGACGAGTGATTGGGGGCATCTGCTTCCGCATGTTCCCTACTCAAGGCTTCACGGAGATTGTCTTCTGTGCTGTCACCTCCAATGAGCAAGTAAAG GGCTATGGGACGCACCTGATGAACCACCTGAAGGAGTACCACATCAAGCACAACATCCTCTACTTCCTCACCTATGCAGACGAGTACGCCATCGGCTACTTCAAAAAGCAG GGCTTTTCCAAGGACATCAAGGTCCCCAAGAGCCGCTACCTGGGATACATCAAGGACTATGAGGGGGCGACCCTGATGGAGTGTGAGCTGAACCCCCGCATCCCCTACACTGAGCTTTCACACATCATCAAGAAGCAGAAAGAG aTCATCAAGAAGCTGATTGAGAGGAAACAGGCACAGATCCGCAAAGTTTACCCGGGCCTGACCTGCTTCAAGGAGGGTGTGAGGCAGATCCCCATCGAGAGCGTCCCTGGCATCC GAGAAACAGGATGGAAACcactggggaaggagaaggg gaaggagctgaaggaCCCAGACCAGCTCTACAACATGCTGAAGAACCTCCTGGCCCAGATCAAG ACCCACCCCAGTGCGTGGCCCTTCATGGAGCCGGTGAAGAAGTCAGAGGCACCAGACTACTATGAAATCATCCGCTTCCCCATTG ACCTGAAGACGATGACAGAGCGCCTGAAGAACCGCTACTATGTCACCAAGAAGCTGTTCATCGCCGACCTGCAGCGCATCATCACCAACTGCCGCGAGTACAACCCGCCCGACAGCGACTACTGCAAGTGTGCCAACACCCTCGAGAAGTTCTTCTACTTCAAGCTCAAGGAGGGGGGGCTCATCGATAAATAA